In Falco naumanni isolate bFalNau1 chromosome 5, bFalNau1.pat, whole genome shotgun sequence, the following are encoded in one genomic region:
- the ARL1 gene encoding ADP-ribosylation factor-like protein 1 isoform X2: protein MRILILGLDGAGKTTILYRLQVGEVVTTIPTIGFNVETVTYKNLKFQVWDLGGQTSIRPYWRCYYSNTDAVIYVVDSCDRDRIGTSKSELVAMLEEEELKKAILVVFANKQDMEQAMTPTEMANALGLPALKDRKWQIFKTSATKGTGLDEAMEWLVEALKSRQ, encoded by the exons ATGAGGATTCTCATCCTGGGACTGGATGgagcaggaaaaacaacaatTCTCTACAGGTTACAAGTTGGAGAAGTTGTTACCACCATTCCGA CCATTGGCTTCAATGTGGAGACAGTGACGTACAAGAATCTGAAATTTCAAGTTTGGGACTTGGGAGGACAGACAAGCATAAG GCCATACTGGCGGTGTTACTATTCAAATACAGATGCAGTCATTTATGTAGTGGACAGCTGTGATCGGGACAGAATTGGCACTTCAAAATCAGAGCTTGTTGCTATGTTGGAG gaagaagagctgaagaaagCCATTTTGGTGGTGTTTGCAAATAAGCAGGACATGGAACAGGCCATGACTCCCACAGAAATGGCAAATGCACTTGGCTTACCAGCTTTGAAGGACCGAAAATGGCAGATATTCAAAACTTCTGCAACTAAAGGCACAGGGCTTGATGAAGCAATGGAGTG GTTGGTGGAGGCCTTGAAGAGCAGGCAGTGA
- the ARL1 gene encoding ADP-ribosylation factor-like protein 1 isoform X1 — protein MGGFFSTIFSSLFGTREMRILILGLDGAGKTTILYRLQVGEVVTTIPTIGFNVETVTYKNLKFQVWDLGGQTSIRPYWRCYYSNTDAVIYVVDSCDRDRIGTSKSELVAMLEEEELKKAILVVFANKQDMEQAMTPTEMANALGLPALKDRKWQIFKTSATKGTGLDEAMEWLVEALKSRQ, from the exons ATGG GGGGCTTTTTCTCCACCatcttttccagtttgtttGGAACTAGAGAGATGAGGATTCTCATCCTGGGACTGGATGgagcaggaaaaacaacaatTCTCTACAGGTTACAAGTTGGAGAAGTTGTTACCACCATTCCGA CCATTGGCTTCAATGTGGAGACAGTGACGTACAAGAATCTGAAATTTCAAGTTTGGGACTTGGGAGGACAGACAAGCATAAG GCCATACTGGCGGTGTTACTATTCAAATACAGATGCAGTCATTTATGTAGTGGACAGCTGTGATCGGGACAGAATTGGCACTTCAAAATCAGAGCTTGTTGCTATGTTGGAG gaagaagagctgaagaaagCCATTTTGGTGGTGTTTGCAAATAAGCAGGACATGGAACAGGCCATGACTCCCACAGAAATGGCAAATGCACTTGGCTTACCAGCTTTGAAGGACCGAAAATGGCAGATATTCAAAACTTCTGCAACTAAAGGCACAGGGCTTGATGAAGCAATGGAGTG GTTGGTGGAGGCCTTGAAGAGCAGGCAGTGA